Proteins co-encoded in one Apis mellifera strain DH4 linkage group LG15, Amel_HAv3.1, whole genome shotgun sequence genomic window:
- the LOC725503 gene encoding uncharacterized protein LOC725503 isoform X1, translating into MPRCCNENKAVSSVGTSQKHNTEDILLTQSRSFSIGNQLELEEDPPIVEKSHRRIRCDLSPVPTSTSTNLNIKLLNIKGDRNTRQDQVETGSGGYRERKKEVKKRAAIGNTVRGFLSSGHSRQDRYETNRQQSSGGSGLSSLCPKLVASGGGGNQGGISLAVGHLASQEGGPCSVVTSQRIHNHTHHKRQRKLSIVSQAGTSAHSSGDRKTSNISRSSTTICKKQVRTQRIDHNTDSLSITSNGISSTSPSSKKKILSTLRISEKSISRNLNSPSLDHENERSFSDAEEAITATENVFNVPGSSSTPSTPISRLKLKKSDEDETNMECNISEESATLLLNTDKKESDSNKQKTSTSECFEFSSTSNITRKISINCIEEEISAQNKQKIFSTSSINSKCNNSDGKTIKSKSKYVAEKIIEQQNSKNLKETNMEKNIEINMPADNSISSVVNKNNEKIKRKISNDESKSTNIAENENLAKNSNKNMIDDKKNMQQNEEVVKSSRFVTSKVSEEIVETEIKDIDTQREVEEVTIYDEDDNGTSISDIVAAQALHESLSKLGKVPPLDTDMENVKDASMQDETKMMKEEKEKEVVQEETVEGFIGPLLDENFKADEKLTQKTMAMEEVRNLLMKVKVQTVEDDDDEEKAIGISPDGRFLKFEEEIGRGSFKTVYRGLDTQTGVAVAWCELQEKKLNKTERLRFREEAEMLKGLQHPNIVRFYDYWEVTLTRRKYIVLVTELMTSGTLKTYLRRFKKINPKVVKSWCRQILKGLSFLHSRSPPIIHRDLKCDNIFITGTTGSVKIGDLGLATLKNRSFAKSVIGTPEFMAPEMYEEHYDESVDVYAFGMCMLEMATSEYPYSECTGPAQIYKRVVSGVKPQSYDKVENPEVREIIEMCIRLKKEERPLVKDLLNHEFFADDVGLKLEMVSRDSAVADAELSRVEFRLRVLDPKKRTNKHKENEAIQFDFDIQTDNAEEVASEMAKSSLILEEDVKAVTKMLKSQISTLLREREERKAKEEKERLDREADNTNTTTENLLQQQLLLQQMQLQQQQQQMQSNMGIQMQNQVQMQLQQNQIPLQQQQQMQTAAQQTQQHNLQPQQVQLVQQQPLIQQQTSVVQPQQAQQIQQVPQVSQQQVQYQQQQYQQQLQQQYQQQQQQQQQQFSQHVSQNLTATSSQCSTPQTVQTQPQFPQVTQQMQQQQHLHQQQQYIQLNQMNVPQQMSHQIQQQIQPQIQILSQPQHMQHQQIQQPQQVQYSQPQIQHVQQVHSHSVASPPVQNQQYYQQSTTGTSGYNTQPMYQQNISQQMYHSYTSSNSSGHVEILSSNQPTPQIYSHSNISQSTAPPTSQPYIQQQAGQIQASVPSGINIQSTSSSTHIQNTITSTIPNVQNTSTLITNSGHQPQQNVLVQMQYSQNSNIPTSVPISGISAQSNTVSQHQQHFISNTEQCSNTDRSSLSKQDTMDSVQSLPSDVSSNVQDQGNISNLTNINTTSQAIVPNEGIMQENTDNVTSSERSRVKRSGTKRKKPGIKLTVLSVSSIEGQSMTVECQLDTSKQKTVTFKFDRDDMVPTDIANNLVAENLLPQSQCETFVELIEDIVKQLRLDPTRALPLVAHGPPDQSAGGSPVTSRRPRDRDHSLDTAKQVRHGSLTRQSSHRSSYKVHRRHRSRDETSNTSTPTKLLPIDQILSHITSTTSTDKQQNVQTPDSQMGLENTSAEASRRSSTSTQNTDTLTPTNLPSDPTDPTQETIVTVTTSDTTLQDIHHVLKDETTKSSITYSQSQIHDLAINQISEKFKESVQDIIEQEKEMSKETQSDVSSVEVATLTAPPARKISRFLVSPVVEQKIIKNEEEGSNTVENIDKSNILATQSNSLSQSNTIEEGQIKHDDLEVNVLEAQAIISEKCNIENITQSPQCITEQMENVQIIQPVTVNLQNAIQGQTITPMSQIQQNVNAVQSSQHNIIIQGSPILQQSTQQMQTIPQNLAISQKDLSTQVSSSGINLQGQYQNQALQCNVLLQQQQITVQQNLTQMHIQPENQHQGQIQTQRPLQQFHPQQIPQQHQQYVILSGAIPQLQPTAIIDERNRRISNISTTSNMSTDSQISETASVTDDKKQSIVIPNSSMQHVQFISQQDGSNITSLSQSVLEPVQQLQTTPQNIINVPTNASVPVSVPVHQVVSTEVAPKVILKTKEVSSTLPDLAQNLANILSNPKSKSVTPHCLTTHESNQTVNIPGTTVLEYKPTLQSEQYFQPIQPETSQIQPQLPHNYQTNITQQGISQTFQIGQQTHQTQIPLQQTMQLNSTHQIDPQLQMVQQNFQGVAVHTLTSQNKWITPANQTIIQQNAPIRHVQQIQPQLQQTIPQHIIQDTQNIENSTGSDQSQFHLKLPDQQFSGKVSETETQEMINLGRTSSDCPLLSENENSSHDVTPEHTIVESVDSTLFTQNQILQQQQQQQQHRKLSQQNSLDKVSDTSTGTSGTGPQTIADLHQKLVQLTSQPSEALNVGTPPLSYPATPHNHQIIGGYDAYMHSLQQKLVNIGMPISTTHNIGPLSPQTTIQSATTLTDSNVTTNVESSVLTQESTIHQLALSQTQVDCSLDSPTPGGPVGSETMSPSKESIKIRTQRPGSRLQELEQELAKIHHRGTILPTASPQPLTPPVSVVNSIQMQPSLQHTQTLLTTVPSVTAVPGTNVIPNVITSRSDTNTPIQIESQENITEKVNTIQPVRKISRFVVSKVAGPPSNVATSTQQHIDISKNQIEDSKIYHADDAQGTPVQIVHSRENSLPPTQVTQPINAPVIEQSEKDERFWTLTPSEEYQLLIKKQTMELETLQKRHREELERFQQHQLQLLIQQQQQASALHQHHHQHHPVLYHTVTTSVAGQSRLSGTEEYLMFNTNPQTPLQKAPNNYPDTDETLRLAMQKLKQTPLQLQPQQTATGIPHAYVIPIPVVPSETIQNVSTQQSSSYTSEITESLDSAHNPAIINSAQYQFTPILPDGTNIAVSSTGSLVTPIPISSSTGSGSYIQYHENQTLPNFQTFSCPSHGGFFLPAGYRLIYAPPGGTSQSQPATPATPHIGNSHDGTPPTESLHTANVDNSTAPPSHIDQ; encoded by the exons ATGCCGAGATGCTGCAATGAAAATAAGGCAGTGAGTTCGGTTGGCACTAGTCAAAAACATAATACAGAAGATATTTTGTTAACACAGAGTCGTTCTTTTTCAATTGGAAATCAGTTGGAATTAGAGGAAGATCCaccaattgttgaaaaatcacACAGAAGAATAAGGTGTGATCTAAGTCCAGTTCCAACAAGTACAAgtactaatttaaatataaagcttttaaatattaag ggAGATAGAAATACCCGTCAAGACCAAGTGGAGACTGGATCTGGTGGGTACagagaacgaaaaaaagaagttaaaaaGCGAGCAGCTATAGGCAATACAGTGCGTGGATTCCTCTCATCTGGCCACAGTAGGCAGGACAG GTATGAGACAAATAGACAACAATCCTCAGGCGGAAGTGGCCTGTCAAGTTTATGTCCAAAACTGGTGGCCAGTGGAGGTGGTGGAAATCAGGGTGGGATTAGTTTGGCAGTGGGCCACTTAGCCTCTCAAGAAGGAGGTCCTTGTTCAGTTGTAACTTCTCAAAGGATCCATAACCATACACATCATAAACgccaaagaaaattatctattgTTTCCCAAGCTGGCACTAGTGCCCATAGTTCTGGAGATAGAAag acATCAAATATTAGCCGATCCTCTACAACTATTTGCAAAAAACAAGTACGAACACAAAGGATTGATCATAATACAGATTCATTATCTATTACAAGTAACGGAATCAGCAGTACTTCACCttcttctaaaaagaaaattttatctacattacgaatttctgaaaaatcaatttctcggaATCTTAATTCACCATCTTTAGATCATGAAAATGAACGCAGTTTTAGCGATGCAGAGGAAGCTATTACAGCAACGGAAAATGTGTTCAATGTACcag GATCCAGTTCTACACCATCAACACCAATTAGtcgattaaagttaaaaaagtcGGATGAAGATGAAACGAATATGGAATGCAATATTAGTGAAGAAAGTGCTACTTTATTATTGAAcacagataaaaaagaatcagattctaataaacaaaaaacttCAACATCAGAATGTTTCGAATTCTCTTCGACTTCGaatattacaagaaaaatatcgataaattgtatcgaagaagaaataagtgcacagaataaacaaaaaatattttcaacttcttctataaattcaaaatgcaATAATAGTGATGGTAAAACTATAAAATCCAAAAGTAAATATGTtgcagaaaaaattattgaacaacaaaacagtaaaaatttaaaagaaacgaatatggaaaaaaatatagaaataaatatgccTGCAGATAATTCTATAAGTTCagtagttaataaaaataatgaaaaaataaaacgaaaaatatctaACGATGAATCAAAATCTACAAATATTGCAGAGAATGAAAACTTagctaaaaattctaataaaaatatgattgatgataaaaaaaatatgcaacaaAATGAAGAAGTAGTAAAATCTTCAAGATTTGTAACATCGAAAGTGTCTGAAGAAATTGTAGAAACTGAAATTAAGGATATAGATACACAAAGAGAAGTAGAAGAAGTGACAATATATGATGAAGATGATAACGGTACTAGTATCAGTGATATTGTTGCTGCTCAGGCACTTCATGAATCTTTAAGTAAATTAGGAAAAGTACCACCTTTAGATACAGATATGGAGAATGTCAAAGATGCAAGTATGCAAGACGAAACTAAAatgatgaaagaagaaaaagagaaagaagttgTGCAAGAAGAAACAGTAGAAGGATTTATTGGTCCCTtacttgatgaaaattttaaagcagatgaaaaattaacacAGAAGACTATGGCTATGGAAGAAGTACGAAATTTATTGATGAAAGTTAAAGTGCAAACAGTtgaagatgatgatgatgaagaaAAAGCTATAGGCATTTCACCAGATggcagatttttaaaatttgaagaagaaattggtAGAGGCAGTTTTAAAACAGTATATAGAGGACTAGATACTCAAACTGGTGTAGCTGTTGCTTGGTGTGAATTACAA gaaaaaaaattaaacaagacAGAAAGATTAAGATTTCGAGAAGAAGCAGAAATGTTGAAAGGATTACAACATCCAAATATTGTtagattttatgattattgggAAGTTACTCTTacacgaagaaaatatattgtattagtCACTGAGCTTATGACTTCAGGAACATTAAAaac gTATCTAAGacgctttaaaaaaattaatccaaaagTAGTAAAATCTTGGTGTCGACAAATTTTAAAAGGCCTTAGTTTTTTGCATTCAAGATCACCACCAATTATTCATCGTGATTTAAAatgtgataatatttttattactggtACGACAGGAAGCGTAAAAATTGGTGATTTAGGACTTGCTACTCTTAAAAATCGAAGTTTTGCAAAAAGTGTTATTGGAACACCTGAATTTATGGCACCAGAAATGTATGAAGAACATTATGATGAATCTGTTGATGTTTATGCATTTGGAATGTGTATGCTTGAAATGGCTACTAGTGAATATCCATACTCTGAATGTACTGGACCAGCACAAATATATAAACGCGTAGTATcg GGTGTAAAGCCACAAAGTTATGACAAGGTAGAAAATCCAGAAGTACgcgaaattatagaaatgtgtattcgtttaaaaaaagaagagcggCCTCTAGTTAAAGATCTTTTAAATCATGAATTTTTTGCGGATGATGTCggattgaaattagaaatggTTTCAAGAGATTCAGCCGTAGCGGATGCGGAACTTTCACGTGTTGAATTCAGACTTCGAGTGCTAGATCCTAAAAAACGTACTAATAAgcataaagaaaatgaagcgATACAATTTGATTTTGACATTCAAACTGATAATGCAGAAGAAGTAGCCTCTGAAATGGCTAAATCTAGCCTTATACTCGAAGAAGATGTTAAGGCTGTgacaaaaatgttaaaatcacAAATCAGTACTTtattacgagagagagaagaacgtAAGgccaaagaagaaaaggaacgtTTAGATAGAGAAGCGGATAACACTAACACAACcactgaaaatttattacagcAACAATTATTACTCCAACAAATGCAattgcaacaacaacaacaacagatGCAATCAAACATGGGCATTCAAATGCAAAATCAAGTACAAATGCAATTGCAACAAAATCAAATACCtttgcaacaacaacaacaaatgCAAACTGCTGCACAACAAACTCAGCAGCATAATTTACAACCACAACAAGTTCAATTAGTTCAACAACAACCATTGATACAACAACAAACATCTGTTGTTCAGCCACAACAAGCACAACAAATACAGCAAGTACCTCAGGTTTCACAACAACAGGTGCAGtatcaacaacaacaatatcaaCAACAGTTGCAACAACAATatcaacagcagcagcaacaacagcaacaacagttTTCCCAACATGTTTCACAAAATTTAACTGCTACTTCTTCACAATGTTCCACTCCTCAAACTGTACAGACTCAACCACAATTTCCTCAAGTAACTCAACAAatgcaacagcaacaacatttacatcaacaacaacaatatatacaattgaatCAAATGAATGTACCACAACAAATGAGTCACCAGATACAACAACAAATACAAccacaaatacaaattttatcacaACCGCAACATATGCAACATCAGCAAATACAACAACCTCAACAAGTGCAATATTCTCAACCCCAAATACAACATGTTCAGCAAGTACATTCACATTCAGTGGCTTCTCCGCCAGTTCAAAATCAACAGTACTATCAGCAAAGTACAACAGGAACTTCAGGATATAATACACAGCCAATGTACCAACAAAATATATCTCAACAAATGTATCATTCTTATACTAGCTCGAATTCTTCCGGTcatgttgaaattttatcatctaaTCAACCTACACCTCAAATATATTCTCATTCAAATATCTCTCAGAGCACAGCACCTCCAACTTCACAACCATATATACAACAACAAGCAGGACAAATTCAAGCATCTGTCCCATctggaataaatattcaaagtacATCATCATCAACTCACATTCAAAATACAATAACTTCAACAATACCAAATGTGCAAAATACATCtacattaattacaaatagtgGACATCAACCTCAACAAAATGTTTTAGTTCAAATGCAATATTcgcaaaattctaatattcctACTTCTGTACCCATATCCGGTATTTCCGCGCAATCAAATACAGTATCTCAACATCAACagcattttatatcaaatacagAACAATGTTCTAACACCGATAGATCATCTTTATCTAAGCAAGATACAATGGATTCTGTACAATCTTTACCATCAGATGTATCTTCTAATGTTCAAGATCAgggaaatatttctaatttgactaatataaatactacATCACAAGCAATAGTGCCAAATGAAgg aatTATGCAAGAAAATACTGATAATGTCACTTCATCTGAAAGATCTAGAGTGAAAAGATCTGGTACAAAACGTAAAAAACCTGGTATTAAATTAACAGTTTTATCTGTAAGCAGTATTGAAGGTCAATCAATGACTGTTGAATGTCAATTAGATACTAGCAAACAGAAAACTGTgacatttaaatttgatagagATGATATGGTGCCTACTGACATTGCTAACAATTTG gttgctgaaaatttattaccgCAATCTCAATGTGAAACATTTGTTGAATTGATAGAAGATATCGTTAAACAATTACGTTTGGATCCTACACGAGCTTTACCTTTAGTAGCACATGGTCCACCAGATCAGTCTGCTGGTGGTAGTCCTGTTACAAGTCGTAGACCTAGAGATCGTGACCACAGTCTTGATACAGCTAAG CAGGTGAGACATGGCTCGCTAACTCGTCAAAGCAGCCACCGATCGTCGTACAAAGTCCATCGTAGACACCGTTCG AGAGACGAAACTTCCAACACTTCTACACCTACGAAATTATTGCCAATTGATCAAATTCTTTCTCATATTACGAGTACCACTTCTACGGATAAACAACAAAATGTACAAACACCTGATAGCCAGATGGGTCTTGAAAATACATCAGCTGAAGCATCCAGAAGATCATCTACTTCTACACAAAATACAGATACATTAACACCAACTAATTTACCAAGCGATCCTACTGATCCAACTCAAGAAACCATAGTTACTGTAACAACCTCGGATACAACTTTACAAGATATACATCACGTACTTAAAGATGAAACTACTAAATCTTCTATAACATATAGTCAAAGTCAAATACATGATTTGgctataaatcaaataagcgaaaaatttaaagaatctgTTCAAGATATAATTGAACAAGAAAAGGAAATGAGTAAAGAAACGCAATCTGATGTTTCATCTGTAGAAGTAGCTACGTTAACTGCACCTCCAGCGCGAAAAATCTCTCGTTTTTTAGTTAGTCCTGTAGTTGAAcagaagataattaaaaatgaagaagaaggatCTAATACtgtagaaaatatagataaatctaatatattagCAACACAATCAAATTCATTATCACAATCAAATACAATTGAAGAAGGACAAATAAAACACGATGATTTAGAAGTTAATGTTTTAGAAGCACAAGctataatttctgaaaaatgtaatatcgaaaatattacacAAAGTCCTCAATGTATCACAGAACAAATGgaaaatgttcaaataataCAACCGGTAACAGTTAATCTTCAAAATGCTATACAAGGACAAACAATAACACCAATGTCACAAATACAACAGAATGTTAATGCTGTACAATCTAGTCAACACAATATAATCATTCAAGGATCACCAATACTGCAACAATCTACTCAACAAATGCAAACTATACCCCAAAACTTAGCTATATCACAAAAAGATTTATCAACTCAGGTTTCATCAAGCGGAATCAATTTACAAGGACAGTATCAAAATCAAGCTTTACAATGTAATGTTTTATTACAGCAACAACAAATTACTGTGCAACAAAATTTAACGCAAATGCATATTCAACCTGAAAATCAACATCAGGGGCAAATACAAACTCAGCGACCATTACAACAATTTCATCCTCAACAAATACCACAACAACATCAACAATATGTAATTCTTTCTGGAGCTATTCCACAATTACAACCAACTGCAATTATAGATGAAAGAAATCGtagaatttctaatatttcaacaaCATCAAATATGTCTACAGATTCACAAATTTCGGAAACTGCTAGTGTTACGGATGATAAGAAACAATCTATTGTTATACCTAATTCATCAATGCAACatgtacaatttatttctcaacAAGATGGATCAAATATTACATCTTTATCACAATCTGTTTTAGAACCAGTTCAACAGCTTCAAACAACtcctcaaaatataataaatgttccaACAAATGCATCTGTACCTGTTTCAGTTCCTGTTCATCAAGTTGTTAGCACAGAAGTTGCTCCTAAAGTTATACTTAAAACAAAAGAAGTTTCATCAACACTTCCAGATTTAGCACAAAATTTAGCAAATATACTTTCGAATCCAAAATCAAAATCTGTAACTCCTCATTGTTTAACTACTCATGAATCAAATCAAACAGTAAATATTCCAGGAACTACAGTACTTGAATATAAACCTACTCTTCAGTctgaacaatattttcaacCTATTCAACCAGAAACAAGTCAAATACAACCGCAATTACCGCATAATTATCAAACAAATATAACGCAACAAGGAATTTCACAAACATTTCAAATTGGACAGCAGACTCATCAAACTCAAATACCTTTACAACAAACAATGCAATTGAATTCAACTCATCAGATTGATCCTCAATTACAAATGGtacaacaaaattttcaaggaGTAGCAGTTCATACATTAACTTCGCAAAACAAATGGATTACTCCTGCGAATCAAACTATTATACAACAGAATGCACCGATTAGACATGTTCAACAGATTCAACCACAACTGCAACAAACTATTCCACAACATATTATACAAGATACTCAAAATATTGAGAATTCTACTGGTTCTGATCAATCTCAGTTTCATTTAAAGCTTCCCGATCAACAATTCTCAGGAAAAGTATCGGAAACTGAAACTCAAGAAATGATCAATTTAGG aCGTACAAGTTCTGATTGTCCTTTACTATCGGAGAATGAAAACTCTAGCCATGATGTAACTCCTGAACATACAATTGTTGAATCTGTAGATTCAACCTTATTTAcacaaaatcaaatattgcaacagcaacaacagcaacaacaacatcgAAAACTTAGTCAACAGAATTCTTTAGATAAAGTCTCAGACACAAGTACTGGAACTAGTGGGACAGGTCCACAAACAATAGCAGATCTTCATCAAAAGCTTGTTCAATTAACAAGTCAACCGTCCGAAGCACTCAATGTAGGCACACCACCTTTAAGTTATCCAGCTACTCCTCATAATCATCAAATAATAGGTGGATATGATGCTTATATGCATTCTTTACAACAGAAACTTGTTAATATTGGCATGCCCATTTCAACAACACATAATAta ggTCCTTTATCACCTCAAACTACGATACAATCTGCTACAACTTTGACTGATTCAAATGTTACAACAAATGTTGAAAGTTCTGTTTTAACTCAAGAAAGCACAATTCATCAACTTGCACTTTCTCAAACT cAAGTAGATTGTTCTCTCGATAGTCCAACACCAGGAGGTCCTGTAGGATCTGAAACTATGAGTCCCAGTAAAGAgagtataaaaattcgaacacAAAGACCAGGATCTCGTCTTCAAGAATTAGAACAAGAATTAGCAAAAATTCACCACAGAGGCACAATTTTACCAACAGCTTCTCCACAACCTTTAACACCGCCTGTTTCTGTTGTTAATTCTATTCAGATGCAACCATCATTACAACATACTCAAACTTTATTAACTACTGTTCCATCTGTAACTGCTGTGCCTGGTACTAATGTTATTCCCAATGTCATTACATCACGCTCTGATACAAATACTCCAATACAAATAGAAtctcaagaaaatattactgag aaggTTAATACTATACAACCagttagaaaaatatcaagattCGTAGTTTCCAAAGTCGCAGGTCCTCCTAGTAATGTTGCTACATCAACTCAACAACATattgatatatcaaaaaatcaaatagaaGATTCAAAGATTTATCATGCAGATGATGCACAGg gAACACCAGTACAAATAGTTCATAGTCGTGAGAATTCTCTTCCTCCTACGCAAGTTACTCAACCTATTAATGCTCCTGTTAtagaa CAATCGGAAAAAGATGAACGATTTTGGACATTAACACCAAGTGAAGAGTATCAATTACTCATAAAAAA GCAAACTATGGAATTAGAAACATTACAAAAAAGACATAGAGAAGAATTGGAACGATTTCAACAACATCAATTGCAACTATTAattcaacaacaacagcaagcAAGTGCACTTCATCAGCATCATCATCAACATCATCCAGTGCTTTATCATACCGTTACTACTAGCGTGGCAG GACAAAGTAGACTTTCAGGTacagaagaatatttaatgtttaatacaAATCCTCAAACTCCTTTGCAAAAAGCTCCAAATAATTATCCAGATACTGATGAAACATTACGATTAGCTATGCAAAAATTGAAGCAAACTCCTTTACAACTACAACCACAGCAGACGGCAACTGGAATACCTCATGCTTATGTTATTCCAATTCCAGTAGTGCCTTCTGAAACTATTCAAAATGTGTCTACTCAGCAATCTAGTAGTTATACAAGTGAAATTACAGAATCTCTTGACTCAGCGCATAATCCGGCAATTATAAATTCAGCGCAATATCAATTCACACCTATATTACCGGATGGAACAAATATCGCTGTATCTTCTACTGGATCGTTAGTTACACCTATACCAATATCAAGTTCAACAGGAAGCGGAAGTTATATCCAATATCATGAAAATCAAACATTaccaaattttcaaacatttagtTGTCCATCACATGGTGGTTTCTTTTTACCAGCTGGCTATCGGTTAATATATGCTCCTCCAGGTGGAACATCTCAATCTCAGCCGGCTACTCCAGCTACTCCACATATAGGGAATTCTCATGATGGTACACCGCCAACAGAATCTTTGCATACTGCAAATGTTGATAATTCAACAGCTCCTCCTTCCCATATTGATCAATAA